In Vigna angularis cultivar LongXiaoDou No.4 chromosome 8, ASM1680809v1, whole genome shotgun sequence, one DNA window encodes the following:
- the LOC108344236 gene encoding uncharacterized protein LOC108344236 → MVRTRDGSSYHGETFSSRGESSSLSHSKRRRPTTFTRRRRVQESHVDVIEEHEQHDRGIQHGYVEDDYVEHEDVQQEDVCEEEDEEGGFLGGPHDTFLLTHYIDHVAFAIWIDGR, encoded by the exons ATGGTTAGAACCAGAGATGGATCATCTTATCATGGTGAGACTTTTTCTTCTCGTGGTGAGTCTTCATCTCTGTCACATTCTAAAAGGAGAAGACCTACGACATTTACTCGTAGAAGACGCGTTCAAGAAAGTCATGTGGACGTGATTGAGGAGCATGAGCAGCATGACAGGGGTATTCAACACGGTTATGTTGAGGACGATTATGTTGAACACGAGGATGTTCAGCAAGAGGATGTttgtgaagaagaagatgaagaaggtggATTCCTAGGAGGTCCACACGACACCTTCTTGCTTACTCACTACATCGACCATGTTGCATTTGCCATATG GATCGATGGGAGATGA